A region from the Bacteroidales bacterium genome encodes:
- a CDS encoding AraC family transcriptional regulator, translated as MSMNIQKQSRQEYYLRINRVVDYIDAHLDEEHNLEKLSQVAHFSPFHFHRIFRVLTGETINNYVKRIRLQRAGSMLISDDQRSVSEVSALCGFNSTAVFCRAFKSHYGKSTGEFRTYWKKQESKNGQADRKDDQYELRSSSYFSDEFLNLNRDFNMETNIAVKEMPAMDLIYCRHTGPFDQIGGAYEKLFKWAGPRGLLRFPETKTLTVYHDDPKVVDIEKLRQSACITVDEDARPEGEFGKMHLPGGKCVVGSFKVKPHQFGEAWDAVCLWMADSGYQPSDGYPYEYYPEEHSHENPPTFTVDICVPVKPL; from the coding sequence ATGTCCATGAATATCCAGAAACAGTCCAGGCAAGAATATTATCTGCGCATCAACCGGGTGGTCGATTACATCGATGCCCACCTGGATGAGGAGCATAACCTGGAAAAGTTATCCCAGGTGGCCCACTTCTCCCCCTTTCATTTCCATCGTATCTTCCGGGTACTTACTGGTGAAACCATCAATAACTATGTAAAACGGATCCGTCTGCAGCGGGCCGGAAGCATGCTGATCTCTGATGACCAGCGTTCCGTATCCGAGGTAAGCGCACTGTGCGGATTTAACTCCACTGCTGTCTTCTGCAGGGCCTTCAAATCACATTACGGGAAAAGTACCGGCGAATTCAGAACCTACTGGAAAAAACAGGAAAGCAAGAATGGTCAAGCGGATCGCAAGGATGATCAATACGAACTACGTTCCTCCTCCTATTTTAGCGATGAATTTTTAAATTTAAATCGCGACTTTAACATGGAAACAAACATTGCAGTCAAAGAAATGCCGGCCATGGACCTGATCTATTGCAGGCACACGGGCCCCTTCGATCAGATAGGCGGAGCCTACGAAAAACTATTCAAATGGGCCGGCCCCAGGGGATTGCTCCGCTTCCCCGAAACCAAGACCCTAACCGTCTATCACGACGATCCCAAGGTAGTGGACATTGAAAAACTGAGGCAAAGTGCCTGCATCACGGTGGATGAGGATGCCAGGCCGGAAGGCGAATTCGGAAAGATGCACCTGCCCGGGGGAAAGTGCGTGGTCGGGAGTTTCAAGGTCAAACCCCACCAGTTCGGAGAAGCCTGGGATGCCGTCTGCCTCTGGATGGCCGACAGCGGCTACCAGCCCTCCGACGGCTACCCCTATGAATACTACCCCGAGGAACACAGCCATGAGAATCCACCCACCTTTACCGTGGATATTTGTGTGCCGGTGAAACCCCTGTAG
- a CDS encoding Ldh family oxidoreductase, with protein sequence MYTAEYLEQFTRNVFEKMGCSPEDAKMATDVFIAAELRGYSSHGMIRIKDYFQLWQARRINVRPDVKIVHESPSTAVVDGDGAIGMIAATRSMEIAIEKARTAGTGWVSTRGSNHFGIAGYYSMMALKHDMIGICMTIANPLVAPTWSVSQMLGTNPIAVAVPAGVHPPFVADFSTTPIARGKLAVAAKMGENVPLGYVQDKEGVPSTNPDILKEGGSMLTLGGTREQGGHKGYCLSAIVDIFSAVLSGASFGPFCPPSVAYLPVKEEKVGEGTGHFFGAMRIDAFQTPGAFKKQMDKWIETFRVAKPAKGHERVLIPGDPERENEERISKEGIHVIVPVQKEMKEIADELGIEFDYQG encoded by the coding sequence ATGTATACCGCCGAATATCTCGAACAATTTACCCGGAACGTATTTGAAAAAATGGGCTGCAGCCCGGAAGATGCCAAAATGGCCACCGATGTGTTTATCGCTGCCGAACTGAGAGGCTACTCCAGTCACGGCATGATCCGCATCAAGGACTATTTTCAGCTCTGGCAGGCCAGGCGTATCAATGTAAGGCCCGATGTTAAAATCGTACACGAATCGCCCAGCACCGCCGTGGTCGATGGCGACGGGGCCATAGGCATGATCGCAGCCACCAGATCCATGGAAATTGCCATTGAAAAAGCCAGGACAGCCGGTACAGGATGGGTATCCACCCGGGGCTCCAACCACTTTGGAATCGCGGGTTATTACTCCATGATGGCCCTGAAACACGATATGATCGGGATCTGCATGACCATTGCCAATCCCCTGGTGGCCCCCACCTGGTCGGTGTCTCAGATGCTGGGGACCAACCCCATTGCCGTGGCCGTGCCCGCAGGCGTACATCCGCCTTTTGTAGCCGATTTCTCCACCACCCCCATCGCCCGCGGCAAACTGGCGGTAGCAGCTAAAATGGGTGAAAATGTCCCCCTGGGTTATGTGCAGGACAAAGAGGGCGTTCCATCCACCAATCCCGATATTCTGAAAGAGGGCGGATCCATGCTGACTCTGGGCGGAACACGCGAACAGGGAGGCCATAAGGGCTATTGCCTGAGTGCCATTGTGGATATCTTCTCGGCGGTACTGTCAGGGGCCAGTTTCGGACCTTTCTGTCCCCCCTCGGTGGCCTACCTGCCGGTGAAGGAGGAGAAGGTGGGCGAAGGTACCGGTCACTTTTTCGGGGCCATGCGCATCGATGCCTTCCAGACACCCGGGGCCTTTAAAAAACAGATGGATAAGTGGATCGAGACTTTCCGGGTCGCCAAGCCGGCCAAGGGTCACGAACGGGTGCTGATCCCGGGCGATCCCGAACGGGAGAACGAAGAGCGCATCAGCAAAGAAGGGATCCATGTGATTGTTCCCGTACAGAAGGAGATGAAGGAGATTGCCGATGAGCTGGGGATTGAATTTGACTACCAGGGGTAG
- a CDS encoding SDR family NAD(P)-dependent oxidoreductase, with translation MRPIAVVSGASAGFGRATAEILARNNYDVVITGRRADKLEIAEEAIRSKTEADVLSLSFDIRDLKAVQEACEKLTGKWEKVDVLVNNAGLAAGLSLIHEGSVDDWEQMIDTNIKGLLYMTRLLSPGMVQRGKGHIVNIGSIAGKEAYEMGNVYNASKFAVDGLTQAMRIDLVNFGIKVSAINPGAAETEFSLVRFKGDREQADKVYEGFTPLYAEDIAEAVLFVVNRPPHVNIDDLIIMPAAQARSRKIKRNNPK, from the coding sequence ATGAGACCAATTGCTGTCGTAAGCGGGGCATCTGCCGGATTTGGAAGAGCCACAGCTGAAATCCTTGCCAGAAACAATTATGATGTGGTGATTACCGGACGCCGTGCCGATAAACTGGAGATTGCCGAAGAAGCTATCCGGTCGAAGACGGAAGCCGACGTTCTCTCTCTGAGCTTTGATATCAGGGATCTGAAAGCGGTTCAGGAGGCCTGTGAAAAACTCACCGGAAAATGGGAGAAGGTGGATGTGCTGGTTAATAATGCGGGGCTTGCAGCCGGCCTGAGCCTGATCCACGAGGGAAGCGTGGACGACTGGGAACAGATGATCGACACCAATATCAAAGGCTTGCTCTACATGACCCGGCTTTTAAGCCCGGGCATGGTGCAGCGAGGGAAGGGGCATATCGTAAATATAGGCTCCATAGCGGGGAAAGAGGCTTATGAGATGGGCAATGTGTACAATGCTTCCAAATTTGCCGTGGACGGATTAACACAGGCCATGCGGATCGACCTGGTGAACTTCGGAATTAAAGTGAGCGCCATCAATCCAGGTGCCGCGGAGACCGAGTTCAGCCTGGTCCGCTTCAAAGGGGACCGGGAGCAGGCCGACAAAGTCTATGAGGGATTTACTCCGCTTTACGCCGAAGATATTGCCGAGGCCGTCCTTTTTGTTGTGAACCGTCCGCCTCATGTGAATATCGACGACCTGATCATTATGCCTGCTGCCCAGGCCAGGTCCAGAAAAATCAAGCGTAATAATCCGAAATAA